In Rathayibacter sp. VKM Ac-2762, one DNA window encodes the following:
- the bla gene encoding class A beta-lactamase: MKRSRGSSRTLRALAGSALLLALAGCTTTADAPVAPPSSASVPSSASSATPPPIDVSAELAVLENEFDARIGVSAVDTGSGRRVDHRADERFGFASSLKALAAAEFLRTVPAAERDEVVTWTVADVEAAGYSPVTEESTATGLPLSQLAEAAVRRSDNTALNLVLRRLGGPSALDRGLEALGDTTTEVVNEEPALNTIEPGSIDDTTTPAAFTADLAAVATGDVLSAEDRALLLDWMSGNATGDTLVRAGAPAGWSVADKSGGAGGIRNDVAVVTPPGRDAVVLSILSARNDPEADYDDALVARAAAVVLGALR, encoded by the coding sequence GTGAAGCGTTCGAGAGGGTCGTCGCGGACCCTCCGCGCACTCGCGGGTTCCGCCCTCCTCCTGGCCCTCGCCGGGTGCACCACCACCGCGGACGCCCCGGTCGCGCCGCCGTCGTCCGCCTCCGTGCCGTCGTCGGCGTCCTCCGCCACCCCTCCTCCGATCGACGTCTCCGCCGAGCTGGCCGTGCTCGAGAACGAGTTCGACGCCCGGATCGGCGTCAGCGCCGTCGACACCGGCTCGGGTCGCCGGGTCGATCACCGGGCCGACGAGCGCTTCGGCTTCGCCTCGAGCCTCAAAGCCCTCGCCGCGGCGGAGTTCCTGCGCACCGTCCCCGCCGCCGAGCGGGACGAGGTGGTCACCTGGACCGTGGCCGACGTCGAGGCGGCGGGCTACTCCCCCGTCACGGAGGAGAGCACCGCCACCGGCCTGCCGCTGTCGCAGCTCGCCGAGGCGGCCGTCCGCCGGAGCGACAACACAGCGCTGAATCTCGTCCTCCGGCGCCTCGGCGGACCCTCCGCCCTCGACCGTGGACTCGAGGCTCTCGGCGACACCACCACCGAGGTGGTGAACGAGGAGCCCGCTCTGAACACGATCGAGCCCGGCAGCATCGACGACACCACCACCCCGGCCGCGTTCACGGCGGACCTCGCCGCGGTCGCCACAGGTGACGTGCTGTCCGCGGAGGACCGGGCACTCCTGCTCGACTGGATGAGCGGCAACGCGACCGGCGACACTCTCGTCCGGGCGGGCGCTCCGGCCGGCTGGAGCGTCGCGGACAAGTCCGGGGGCGCCGGCGGGATCCGCAACGACGTCGCCGTGGTGACGCCTCCCGGGCGGGACGCGGTCGTGCTGTCGATCCTCTCGGCGCGCAACGACCCCGAGGCGGACTACGACGACGCGCTGGTCGCCCGCGCCGCGGCCGTCGTGCTGGGAGCCCTGCGGTAG
- a CDS encoding DUF6518 family protein, whose amino-acid sequence MPPAASRPPLLRALLVALLGGLVLGGLTSLLQGSLPPSVSSFANSSGGWSMLVFALVRLGGVRPAAGAALGLLSFWALLEGYDLVTAARGFGYSPPFTDVFWLLAVPAGPILGAAAALTLHGSRTWRVLAVAPLSGVLIGEGVWALGAVADTTSPVYWWLQIVLGAGFLVLAVVRRRPRALVSLAALGVTAAAAVAFFVVYSAL is encoded by the coding sequence ATGCCCCCTGCCGCCTCCCGCCCGCCTCTCCTGCGTGCTCTGCTCGTCGCCCTGCTCGGCGGTCTCGTCCTGGGCGGGCTCACCAGCCTGCTCCAGGGCTCCCTCCCGCCGTCGGTGAGCTCGTTCGCCAACTCCTCCGGGGGCTGGTCCATGCTCGTGTTCGCGCTCGTGCGCCTCGGCGGCGTCCGACCGGCAGCGGGGGCGGCGCTCGGCTTGCTGAGCTTCTGGGCGCTGCTCGAGGGCTACGACCTGGTGACCGCAGCGCGCGGCTTCGGCTACTCGCCTCCCTTCACGGACGTCTTCTGGCTGCTCGCCGTCCCCGCCGGGCCGATCCTGGGCGCCGCCGCCGCGCTCACTCTCCACGGCTCGAGGACGTGGCGCGTCCTGGCCGTCGCGCCGCTCTCGGGCGTGCTGATCGGCGAGGGCGTCTGGGCGCTGGGCGCGGTCGCCGACACCACGAGTCCGGTGTACTGGTGGCTCCAGATCGTCCTGGGCGCGGGCTTCCTCGTCCTGGCCGTCGTGCGGAGGAGGCCGCGCGCACTCGTCTCGCTCGCGGCGCTCGGCGTCACCGCGGCGGCCGCCGTCGCCTTCTTCGTCGTCTACTCCGCGCTGTGA
- the dnaG gene encoding DNA primase — translation MPRIRQSDVEEVKARVNIGDVIGEYVTLKSAGIGSLKGLCPFHDERSPSFHVRPQAGFYHCFGCQESGDVYSFIMKMDHSSFSETVERLAGRIGFPLQYEDGDGRAPETGGRARLLAANDAAEEYFREQLATPGADVGRRFLGERGFDRAAADRFGVGFAPDGWDGLTTALKRRGFSEEELTTAGLVSSNNRGGVYDRFRGRLVWPIRDVTGQTVGFGARRLLEEDKGPKYLNTPETPVYHKSQVLYGLDLAKRDISRGHRVVVVEGYTDVMACHLAGVTTAVATCGTSFGVDHIKVLRRVLGDDSGVGEVVFTFDPDAAGQKAAMRAFQEEHRFAAQTFVAVAPEGLDPCDLRLNRGDDAVRRLIDDKKPMFEFVIRQLLDRYDLETVEGRIAALRAAAPVVAEIRDPALRPGYSRELARMLGLDMAEVNSAVRSAGSRPRSFGPEGRDQQGGRGGGESSAAEAPLGARIADLPVDVVTRIEREALMAMLQLPQAMGPELLARAAHAAVTNETLRVVRDAVVANLERAEDRDWVEHVADDVPGPFASLVRQLAVAPIPAADEEGLARYSRDVAISLIERDLLREIAELRGALQRASADPVMARAVQVRLVELEREKRALRTE, via the coding sequence ATGCCTCGGATCCGACAGTCAGATGTCGAGGAGGTCAAGGCGCGGGTGAACATCGGCGACGTGATCGGCGAGTACGTCACGCTGAAGTCGGCCGGCATCGGCTCGCTGAAGGGCCTCTGCCCCTTCCACGACGAGCGCAGCCCCAGCTTCCACGTCCGCCCGCAGGCCGGCTTCTACCACTGCTTCGGCTGCCAGGAGTCGGGCGACGTCTACAGCTTCATCATGAAGATGGACCACAGCTCGTTCAGCGAGACCGTCGAGCGCCTCGCCGGGCGGATCGGCTTCCCGCTGCAGTACGAGGACGGCGACGGCCGCGCGCCCGAGACCGGCGGGCGAGCGCGCCTCCTCGCCGCGAACGACGCCGCGGAGGAGTACTTCCGCGAGCAGCTCGCGACCCCGGGCGCCGACGTCGGTCGGCGCTTCCTCGGCGAGCGGGGCTTCGACCGCGCCGCCGCCGACCGCTTCGGCGTCGGCTTCGCACCCGACGGCTGGGACGGGCTCACGACCGCGCTCAAGCGCCGCGGCTTCTCGGAGGAGGAGCTGACCACGGCCGGCCTGGTCAGCAGCAACAACCGCGGCGGCGTCTACGACCGCTTCCGCGGCCGCCTCGTCTGGCCGATCCGCGACGTGACCGGCCAGACCGTCGGCTTCGGCGCCCGCCGCCTCCTCGAGGAGGACAAGGGCCCCAAGTACCTCAACACCCCCGAGACGCCCGTCTACCACAAGTCCCAGGTGCTCTACGGGCTCGACCTCGCCAAGCGGGACATCTCCCGCGGGCACCGGGTGGTCGTCGTCGAGGGCTACACGGACGTCATGGCCTGCCACCTCGCCGGCGTCACCACCGCGGTCGCCACCTGCGGCACCTCCTTCGGCGTCGACCACATCAAGGTGCTTCGCCGGGTGCTGGGCGACGACAGCGGCGTCGGCGAGGTCGTCTTCACCTTCGACCCCGACGCGGCGGGCCAGAAGGCGGCGATGCGCGCGTTCCAGGAGGAGCACCGCTTCGCCGCGCAGACCTTCGTCGCCGTCGCGCCCGAGGGCCTGGACCCCTGCGACCTCCGCCTGAACCGCGGAGACGACGCCGTCCGCCGCCTCATCGACGACAAGAAGCCGATGTTCGAGTTCGTGATCCGGCAGCTGCTGGACCGCTACGACCTCGAGACGGTCGAGGGCCGGATCGCGGCCCTGCGCGCGGCCGCCCCGGTCGTCGCCGAGATCCGCGACCCGGCGCTGCGGCCCGGCTACTCCCGCGAGCTCGCCCGGATGCTCGGCCTGGACATGGCCGAGGTCAACTCCGCCGTGCGCTCCGCCGGATCCCGGCCCCGCTCCTTCGGACCCGAGGGCCGCGACCAGCAGGGCGGCCGGGGCGGCGGCGAATCGTCCGCGGCCGAGGCGCCCCTCGGCGCGCGCATCGCCGACCTCCCCGTCGACGTCGTCACGCGCATCGAGCGCGAGGCGCTGATGGCGATGCTCCAGCTTCCGCAGGCGATGGGTCCGGAGCTCCTGGCCAGGGCGGCACACGCGGCGGTCACCAACGAGACCCTCCGCGTGGTCCGCGACGCCGTGGTCGCGAACCTCGAGCGGGCGGAGGACCGCGACTGGGTCGAGCACGTCGCCGACGACGTCCCCGGCCCCTTCGCCTCGCTGGTGCGCCAGCTCGCGGTGGCGCCGATCCCGGCCGCCGACGAGGAGGGGCTCGCCCGCTACTCCCGCGACGTGGCGATCTCGCTCATCGAGCGCGACCTGCTCCGCGAGATCGCCGAGCTGCGCGGGGCGCTCCAGCGCGCGTCCGCCGATCCGGTGATGGCGCGCGCGGTGCAGGTGCGCCTGGTCGAGCTCGAGCGCGAGAAGCGGGCGCTGCGCACGGAGTGA
- a CDS encoding ABC transporter substrate-binding protein produces the protein MNSASTRGTRALAAAAGFAAVALVLTGCAAGGNDSSGGSAGGALTIGTTDKITTLDPAGSYDNGSFAVMNQVFPFLMNTPYGSPDVEPDIAESAEFTAPTEYTVKLKEGLKWANGHDLTSSDVKFSFDRQVGIAAENGPSSLLANLDSVAAPDDTTVVFTLKSENDQTFPQILSSPAGPIVDEEVFSADELTADADIVSGDAFAGQYTIANYDVNNLIQYKAYPDYKGVLGEAKTDTVNVKYYADSSNLKLDIQEGNIDVAFRSLSATDIDDLRGNDTVKVVDGPGGEIRYIVFNFDTQPFGATTGEADSAKALAVRQAVADLIDRDEIADQVYKGTYTPLYSYVPAGLTGAVEPLKSLYGDGNGAPDADKAKATLEAAGVTAPVTLNLQYSNDHYGPSSGDEYALIKDQLESTGLFTVNLQTTEWVQYSKDRSSDVYPAYQLGWFPDYSDADNYLSPFFIKENFLANHFDDAEVQSLIAQQVSTTDADARTALIEQIQEKVAAQLSTVPYLQGSQVAVVGSTVSGAEDTLDASFKFRYAALSKG, from the coding sequence ATGAATTCCGCATCCACTCGCGGCACCCGTGCACTGGCCGCCGCCGCAGGCTTCGCCGCGGTCGCGCTCGTGCTGACGGGCTGCGCCGCCGGCGGGAACGACTCGTCCGGCGGCAGCGCCGGAGGGGCCCTGACCATCGGCACCACCGACAAGATCACGACGCTCGACCCCGCGGGCTCCTACGACAACGGCTCGTTCGCCGTGATGAACCAGGTGTTCCCGTTCCTGATGAACACCCCCTACGGCAGCCCGGACGTCGAGCCCGACATCGCCGAGTCGGCGGAGTTCACCGCTCCCACGGAGTACACCGTGAAGCTGAAGGAGGGACTGAAGTGGGCCAACGGCCACGACCTCACCTCCTCCGACGTGAAGTTCTCCTTCGACCGCCAGGTCGGCATCGCGGCCGAGAACGGCCCCTCCTCGCTCCTGGCGAACCTCGACAGCGTCGCGGCTCCGGACGACACGACCGTGGTCTTCACGCTGAAGTCCGAGAACGACCAGACCTTCCCGCAGATCCTCTCGAGCCCCGCCGGCCCGATCGTGGACGAGGAGGTCTTCTCGGCCGACGAGCTGACCGCGGACGCCGACATCGTCTCGGGCGACGCCTTCGCCGGCCAGTACACGATCGCGAACTACGACGTGAACAACCTCATCCAGTACAAGGCGTACCCGGACTACAAGGGCGTGCTCGGCGAGGCGAAGACGGACACCGTCAACGTCAAGTACTACGCGGACTCGTCCAACCTCAAGCTGGACATCCAGGAGGGGAACATCGACGTCGCGTTCCGCAGCCTCTCGGCGACGGACATCGACGACCTCCGCGGCAACGACACGGTCAAGGTCGTGGACGGCCCCGGCGGCGAGATCCGCTACATCGTCTTCAACTTCGACACCCAGCCCTTCGGCGCGACGACCGGTGAGGCCGACAGCGCCAAGGCCCTCGCCGTGCGCCAGGCCGTTGCCGACCTGATCGACCGCGACGAGATCGCCGACCAGGTCTACAAGGGCACCTACACCCCCCTCTACTCCTACGTCCCCGCCGGCCTGACCGGCGCGGTCGAGCCGCTCAAGTCGCTCTACGGCGACGGCAACGGCGCGCCCGACGCCGACAAGGCGAAGGCGACCCTCGAGGCGGCCGGCGTCACCGCTCCGGTCACCCTGAACCTGCAGTACTCGAACGACCACTACGGTCCGTCCTCGGGCGACGAGTACGCGCTGATCAAGGACCAGCTGGAGTCGACCGGCCTCTTCACCGTGAACCTGCAGACCACGGAGTGGGTGCAGTACTCGAAGGACCGCTCGAGCGACGTCTACCCGGCGTACCAGCTCGGCTGGTTCCCCGACTACTCCGACGCCGACAACTACCTCTCGCCGTTCTTCATCAAGGAGAACTTCCTCGCCAACCACTTCGACGACGCCGAGGTGCAGAGCCTGATCGCGCAGCAGGTCTCGACCACCGACGCCGACGCGCGCACCGCGCTGATCGAGCAGATCCAGGAGAAGGTCGCGGCGCAGCTCTCGACCGTCCCCTACCTGCAGGGCTCGCAGGTCGCGGTCGTCGGCAGCACCGTGAGCGGAGCCGAGGACACCCTCGACGCCTCGTTCAAGTTCCGCTACGCGGCACTCAGCAAGGGCTGA
- a CDS encoding ABC transporter permease — MTTATTAAATAPTRRPRGSGGGLGRYLLVRFLLIIPTVFILVTLVFLLMRSTGDPITAALGGRLTADQLAERVAAAGYDRPLIVQYLEYLGKLLTGDFGTTLSDNRPVTEVLLTYGAATVELAFYALIVAFLVGIPLGMLAAYHRDRTPDAVLRIFAILCYATPVFFAGLLLKLVFSVWLKWFPVAGRASTSTELSLQFLENKTGIYLIDAIQTGDPAAISDVLSHAVLPAVALGLLTAGIFLRLVRTNVIGTLGTDYVDAARSRGVSEFRLVRTHAYRPALIPIITVIGLQIALLLGGAVLTETTFEWKGLGFQLAEYLQARDFVAVQGIVALLAVIVALTNFIVDVIAALIDPRVRY, encoded by the coding sequence GTGACGACAGCCACGACGGCTGCGGCGACGGCGCCCACCCGGCGACCGCGCGGCTCCGGGGGCGGACTCGGGCGCTACCTGCTCGTCCGCTTCCTGCTCATCATCCCCACCGTCTTCATCCTCGTGACGCTGGTGTTCCTCCTCATGCGCAGCACGGGCGACCCGATCACGGCGGCCCTCGGCGGCCGCCTGACCGCGGACCAGCTCGCCGAGCGCGTAGCCGCCGCCGGCTACGACCGGCCGCTGATCGTGCAGTACCTCGAGTACCTCGGCAAGCTGCTGACCGGCGACTTCGGCACCACTCTGAGCGACAACCGCCCCGTGACCGAGGTGCTCCTCACCTACGGCGCCGCGACGGTCGAGCTGGCCTTCTACGCCCTGATCGTGGCGTTCCTGGTCGGCATCCCGCTCGGGATGCTCGCCGCCTACCACCGCGACCGCACGCCCGACGCGGTGCTGCGCATCTTCGCGATCCTCTGCTACGCGACCCCGGTGTTCTTCGCGGGCCTGCTGCTGAAGCTGGTGTTCTCCGTCTGGCTGAAGTGGTTCCCCGTCGCCGGGCGCGCCTCGACGAGCACCGAGCTCTCGCTCCAGTTCCTCGAGAACAAGACCGGCATCTACCTGATCGACGCGATCCAGACCGGCGACCCGGCCGCGATCTCGGACGTGCTCTCTCACGCGGTGCTCCCCGCCGTCGCGCTGGGCCTGCTCACCGCGGGCATCTTCCTGCGCCTGGTGCGCACCAACGTGATCGGCACGCTCGGCACCGATTACGTGGACGCGGCGCGCTCGCGCGGCGTCAGCGAGTTCCGGCTCGTCCGCACCCACGCCTACCGGCCGGCGCTCATCCCGATCATCACTGTGATCGGCCTGCAGATCGCCCTGCTGCTCGGCGGCGCCGTCCTCACCGAGACCACCTTCGAGTGGAAGGGCCTCGGCTTCCAGCTCGCCGAGTACCTCCAGGCCCGCGACTTCGTGGCCGTGCAGGGCATCGTCGCCCTGCTCGCCGTCATCGTGGCGCTGACCAACTTCATCGTCGACGTCATCGCGGCGCTCATCGACCCGCGAGTGAGGTACTGA
- a CDS encoding ABC transporter permease, which translates to MSTTSPARPRRRLVDRLPVVHQLRQSVGLQRGMLVTGLIITGAFLLVALFAPLIAPYGYSQLRSGGESFGAQEPPSAEHLLGTTVGGYDVLSRVIWGAQTAFLVIVVAVVLSIFLGVFLGLVSGYLGGWLDRVLVVICDAIYAFPTLLLAIVMSIVISGGQSNLWAGIFAAAVSITVVYIPQYFRVIRAETVRIKGDAFVESAKVIGASTPRIMFRHVLRNATRTLPLIFTLNSSEAILTLAGLGFLGFGIEPTSAAEWGYDLNKALSDVTSGIWWTSVFPGLAIVLVVLGITLVGESLNDLADPRLRGRRAVAAGAGDVAATSVVPGGVLAADGLETPGHDPVAGVEGTR; encoded by the coding sequence ATGAGCACCACCTCCCCGGCGCGTCCGCGCCGCCGCCTCGTCGACCGCCTGCCGGTCGTCCACCAGCTCCGGCAGAGCGTCGGCCTCCAGCGGGGGATGCTCGTCACCGGCCTGATCATCACCGGCGCGTTCCTGCTGGTGGCCCTGTTCGCGCCCCTCATCGCGCCCTACGGCTACTCGCAGCTGCGCTCGGGCGGCGAGTCGTTCGGCGCGCAGGAGCCGCCGAGCGCGGAGCACCTGCTCGGCACCACCGTCGGCGGCTACGACGTCCTCTCGCGAGTGATCTGGGGAGCGCAGACCGCGTTCCTCGTGATCGTCGTCGCCGTGGTCCTGTCGATCTTCCTCGGCGTCTTCCTCGGCCTCGTCTCCGGCTACCTCGGCGGCTGGCTCGACCGCGTGCTCGTCGTGATCTGCGACGCGATCTACGCGTTCCCGACCCTGCTGCTGGCGATCGTGATGTCGATCGTCATCTCCGGCGGGCAGTCGAACCTCTGGGCCGGCATCTTCGCCGCAGCGGTCTCGATCACCGTGGTCTACATCCCGCAGTACTTCCGCGTGATCCGGGCCGAGACCGTGCGGATCAAGGGCGACGCCTTCGTCGAGTCGGCGAAGGTCATCGGAGCGTCGACGCCGCGGATCATGTTCCGCCACGTCCTGCGGAACGCGACGCGCACGCTGCCGCTGATCTTCACGCTGAACTCCTCCGAGGCGATCCTGACCCTCGCCGGCCTGGGCTTCCTCGGCTTCGGCATCGAGCCGACGTCGGCCGCGGAGTGGGGCTACGACCTCAACAAGGCGCTGTCGGACGTCACGAGCGGCATCTGGTGGACCTCGGTCTTCCCGGGCCTGGCGATCGTGCTCGTGGTGCTGGGCATCACCCTCGTGGGCGAGAGCCTGAACGACCTCGCCGACCCGCGCCTGCGCGGTCGGCGCGCGGTGGCCGCCGGTGCCGGCGACGTCGCCGCGACGTCCGTCGTGCCGGGCGGCGTCCTCGCCGCCGACGGCCTGGAGACGCCGGGGCACGACCCCGTCGCCGGAGTGGAGGGGACGCGATGA
- a CDS encoding ABC transporter ATP-binding protein, whose translation MSDQRIVRDASARPIVDITDLEVAFASDRGAVRAVAGVSLRVERGEVLAIVGESGSGKTVTAKTILGLLPETATASGVVLLSKKDGSAATDVVSVPKARLRELRGTDVAMVFQEPGTALNPVFTVGWQIAEGLRAHGSVSKKEARKRAIDVLRTVGIPEPEKRVDYYPHQFSGGQKQRVVIAMALVLDPGLIVADEPTTALDVTVQAEILDLLRRCRDEFGTSIVLITHNMGVVADLADRVAVMYQGELVEEATVSELFSAPKAEYTRKLLAAVPHVGQGVERARVRAVERAEAPEAETLVAAEGLRIQYPGRLGRPGFVAVDGVSLRIRAGEVLGLVGESGSGKTTIGRAIAGLTPVTGGSLKVLGKEMRGIRERAFRPVRGDIGFVFQDPASSFNPLLTIAECVAEPLIVHGRAGDAAGARSRVDELLEAVQLPRSYGDRYPHELSGGQRQRASLARALALEPKLLIADEPTSALDVSVQARVLELFAELQREFGFASLFISHDLAVVDLLADRIAVLYRGELVEEGTGAEVLAAPKHPYTQRLLASLPVPDPVEQASRRELLRSIVEAERRA comes from the coding sequence ATGAGCGACCAGCGCATCGTCCGGGACGCCTCAGCGCGTCCGATCGTGGACATCACCGACCTCGAGGTCGCCTTCGCGAGCGACCGCGGCGCCGTCCGCGCCGTCGCCGGGGTGAGCCTGCGCGTCGAGCGCGGCGAGGTCCTGGCGATCGTCGGAGAGTCCGGCAGCGGCAAGACCGTGACCGCGAAGACCATCCTCGGCCTCCTGCCCGAGACGGCCACCGCCTCCGGAGTGGTCCTGCTCTCGAAGAAGGACGGCAGCGCGGCGACCGATGTCGTCTCCGTGCCGAAGGCCCGCCTCCGGGAGCTGCGCGGCACCGACGTCGCCATGGTCTTCCAGGAGCCGGGCACCGCACTCAACCCGGTCTTCACGGTGGGCTGGCAGATCGCGGAGGGACTGCGCGCTCACGGCTCCGTCTCGAAGAAGGAGGCGCGCAAGCGCGCGATCGACGTCCTGCGCACCGTCGGCATCCCGGAGCCGGAGAAGCGGGTCGACTACTACCCGCACCAGTTCTCGGGCGGCCAGAAGCAGCGCGTCGTCATCGCGATGGCCCTGGTCCTGGATCCCGGCCTGATCGTCGCGGACGAGCCGACCACGGCTCTCGACGTGACCGTGCAGGCCGAGATCCTCGACCTGCTCCGCCGGTGCCGCGACGAGTTCGGCACCTCGATCGTGCTGATCACCCACAACATGGGCGTCGTCGCCGATCTGGCCGACCGCGTCGCCGTGATGTACCAGGGCGAGCTGGTCGAGGAGGCGACGGTCTCCGAGCTGTTCTCGGCGCCGAAGGCCGAGTACACGAGGAAGCTCCTCGCCGCCGTCCCGCACGTGGGCCAGGGCGTCGAGCGCGCCCGCGTCCGCGCCGTCGAGCGCGCCGAGGCCCCCGAGGCCGAGACGCTCGTCGCCGCCGAGGGCCTGCGGATCCAGTACCCCGGCCGGCTCGGCCGTCCCGGCTTCGTCGCGGTCGACGGCGTCTCGCTGCGCATCCGCGCGGGCGAGGTGCTGGGCCTCGTCGGCGAGAGCGGCTCGGGCAAGACCACCATCGGGCGCGCCATCGCGGGTCTGACGCCGGTGACCGGCGGGTCGCTGAAGGTCCTCGGCAAGGAGATGCGCGGCATCCGAGAGCGCGCCTTCCGGCCGGTCCGCGGCGACATCGGCTTCGTGTTCCAGGACCCGGCGTCGAGCTTCAACCCGCTGCTCACCATCGCGGAGTGCGTGGCCGAGCCGCTGATCGTACACGGACGGGCCGGCGACGCCGCCGGGGCGCGCTCGCGCGTCGACGAGCTCCTGGAGGCGGTGCAGCTGCCCCGCTCCTACGGCGACCGCTACCCGCACGAGCTCTCCGGCGGCCAGCGCCAGCGCGCCAGCCTCGCCCGGGCCCTCGCCCTCGAGCCGAAGCTGCTGATCGCCGACGAGCCCACCTCGGCGCTCGACGTGTCGGTGCAGGCCCGCGTGCTCGAGCTGTTCGCCGAGCTGCAGCGCGAGTTCGGCTTCGCCTCGCTGTTCATCAGCCACGACCTCGCCGTGGTCGACCTGCTCGCCGACCGCATCGCGGTGCTCTACCGCGGCGAGCTGGTCGAGGAGGGGACGGGGGCCGAGGTGCTCGCCGCGCCGAAGCACCCCTACACGCAGCGCCTGCTCGCCTCCCTGCCCGTGCCCGACCCGGTCGAGCAGGCCTCGAGGCGCGAGCTCCTGCGCAGCATCGTCGAGGCGGAGCGCCGGGCGTGA
- a CDS encoding ATP-binding cassette domain-containing protein — MSRTAEDQAPIVVDDLSVEYPPRGISRRWTALRGVSLRVEPGEVLGILGGSGSGKSTLARVLGGDGLGHDGGRTRPVIIGGDATVAGHRLRSLPARELKRFTVDVAHLAQDAGAALRPELTVSELIAEPIFLRDRHYDPKAAAVRVATLLDSVHLPLFLLDRYPYELSSGQRQRVAVARSLVLGPKVLIADEPTSGIDATVRESIVDLLADLRRREGFAAVVVSHDIDVLSRATDRIAVLVGGEVVAYGPLLDVLIEARHPYVRELGAAFAEYERFDASRAQRVEAADQ; from the coding sequence GTGAGCCGGACCGCCGAGGATCAGGCCCCCATCGTCGTCGACGACCTCAGCGTCGAGTACCCGCCGCGCGGCATCAGCCGCCGGTGGACGGCACTGCGGGGAGTGAGCCTCCGCGTGGAGCCGGGGGAGGTGCTCGGGATCCTCGGCGGCAGCGGCTCGGGCAAGTCCACGCTCGCGCGCGTGCTCGGCGGCGACGGCCTGGGGCACGACGGCGGCCGCACGCGTCCGGTGATCATCGGAGGGGACGCGACGGTCGCGGGGCACCGCCTCCGCTCGCTCCCCGCCCGCGAGCTCAAGCGCTTCACCGTCGACGTCGCGCATCTCGCGCAGGACGCCGGAGCGGCCCTCCGCCCCGAGCTGACCGTCTCGGAGCTGATCGCCGAGCCGATCTTCCTCCGCGACCGCCACTACGACCCGAAGGCCGCGGCGGTGCGGGTGGCGACGCTGCTCGACTCCGTGCACCTGCCGCTGTTCCTGCTCGACCGCTACCCCTACGAGCTCTCCAGCGGCCAGCGCCAGCGCGTGGCCGTGGCCCGCTCGCTCGTGCTCGGGCCGAAGGTGCTGATCGCCGACGAGCCGACCTCGGGCATCGACGCGACGGTGCGCGAGTCGATCGTGGACCTCCTCGCTGACCTGCGGCGCCGGGAGGGATTCGCGGCCGTCGTGGTCAGCCACGACATCGATGTGCTGAGCCGGGCGACCGACCGGATCGCAGTGCTGGTCGGCGGCGAGGTCGTCGCGTACGGGCCGCTGCTGGACGTGCTGATCGAGGCGCGGCACCCCTACGTGCGCGAGCTCGGAGCGGCCTTCGCCGAGTACGAGCGCTTCGACGCCTCCCGAGCGCAGCGCGTCGAGGCGGCCGACCAGTGA